GGCCTAGTAGCGGTAGTGCTCGGGCTTGAACGGACCCTGCACCGGCACGCCGATGTAGTCCGCCTGCTCCTTGGAGAGCTCGGTGATATCAGCACCGATCTTCTTGAGGTGCAGCGCCGCGACCTTCTCGTCCAGGTGCTTGGGCAGCATGTAGACGTCGACATTGTACTTGTCGGGGTGATTCCACAGCTCGATCTGCGCCAGCGTCTGGTTCGTGAAGGAGTTGGACATCACGAAGCTCGGATGGCCGGTGCCGCAGCCCAGGTTCACCAGGCGGCCCTTGGCCAGCAGGATGATCTTCTTGCCGTCGGGGAACTCGACGTGGTCCACCTGCGGCTTGATCTCGTCCCACTTGTAATTGCTCAGGCCGGCGACATCGATCTCGTTGTCGAAGTGGCCGATGTTGCAGACGATGGCGTCGTGCTTCATGGCCTTCATGTGATCGTGGTTGATCACATTGTAGTTGCCGGTGGCGGTGACGAAGATGTCGGCGACCGGAGCGGCGTCCTCCATCTTGACGACCTTGTAGCCGTCCATCGCGGCCTGCAGGGCGCAGATGGGGTCGACCTCGGTGACCCACACCTGGGCACCCAGGCCCCGCAGGGACTGGGCGGAGCCCTTGCCGACGTCACCGAAGCCGGCGACGACCGCGACCTTGCCGGCAACCATCACGTCGGTGGCGCGCTTGATGGAGTCCACCAGGGACTCGCGGCAACCGTAGAGGTTGTCGAACTTGGACTTGGTGACCGAGTCGTTGACGTTGATCGCCGGGGTCTTGAGCTCACCCTTCTTGGCCATGTCGTAGAGACGATGGACGCCGGTGGTGGTCTCCTCGGAGATCCCCTTCACGTCCTTCATGAGCTCGGGGTACTCGTCGTTCATCATGGCGGTGAGGTCGCCGCCATCGTCCAGGATCATGTTCGGGCGCCAGTCGTCCGGCCCGAAGATAGTCTGGCGGATGCACCACTCGTACTCCTCCTCGGTCTCGCCCTTCCAGGCGAAGACCGGGGTCCCCTCCTTGGCGACCGCGGCAGCGGCCTGGTCCTGGGTGGAGAAGATGTTGCAGGAGGACCAGCGGACCTCGGCGCCCAGCGCCTCGAGGGTCTCGATGAGGACCGCGGTCTGGATGGTCATGTGGAGGCAGCCGGCGATGCGGGCGCCCTTCAGCGGCTGGTCCTTGGCGTACTCCTCGCGGGTCGCCATGAGGCCGGGCATCTCGCCTTCGGCGATCTTGATCTCCTTGCGACCCCAGTCTGCCAGATTGATGTCGGCGACCTTGTAGTCGGGGTCGAGGGTCTCGACGGGCTTATCAACCATGAAAGGTTTCTCCTTCGCTATAAATTCGGGAATGCTGCGCTACTGGCGGGGTGCGGTGGGCACCCCGCCCGGCGCCGCTTTAGATGCCGGCGGCCTTGCGCAGGGCGTCGGCCTTGTCGGTCTTCTCCCAGGTGATGTCGTCCTCGGTGCGACCGAAGTGACCGTAGGCGGCCGTCTTCTTGTAGATGGGCCGCAGCAGGTCGAGCATGTTCACGATGCCCTTCGGACGCAGGTCGAAGTTGTCGCGGACGATCTGCTCGAGCTTGTCCTCGGAGATCTTGGCGGTGCCGAAGGTCTCGACGCGCACGGAGGTGGGCTCGGCCACGCCGATGGCGTAGGAGAGCTGGACCTCGCAGCGGTCGGCCAGGCCCGCGGCCACGACGTTCTTGGCGACGTAACGGCCGGCGTAGGCAGCGGAACGGTCCACCTTGGACGGGTCCTTGCCGGAGAAGGCACCGCCGCCGTGACGGCCCATGCCGCCGTAGGTGTCGACGATGATCTTCCGGCCGGTGAGGCCACAGTCACCCACGGGGCCGCCGATGACGAAGCGGCCGGTGGGGTTGATGTGGAACTTGGTGTCCTTGGTGACCCACTCCTCGGGGAGCACGGGCTTGAGGACCTCCTCGCGAATGGCCTCCTCGAGGTCCTTCTGGGAGATGTCCTCGTCGTGCTGCGTGGAGAGGACGACGGCGTCCAGGCCCACCGGCTGGGTGCCCTCGTAGCGCAGGGTCACCTGGCTCTTGGCGTCGGGCCGGAGCCACGGCAGGGTGCCGTCGTTACGGACAATGGACTGACGCTGGGTCAGCCGCTGCGCCAGGGTGATCGGGGCGGGCATGAGCACGTCGGTCTCGTTCACGGCGAAGCCGAACATCAGGCCCTGGTCGCCGGCGCCCTGGTTGGGGTCGAGGCCGCGGCCCTCGTCCACGCCCTGGGCGATGTCGGGGGACTGCTTGTCGAGAGCGACCAGGACGGCGCAGCTCTCGTAGTCGAAGCCCATGTCGGAGTGGTTGTAGCCGATCTCGTTGACCACCTCGCGGGCGATCTCGTTGTACTCGATCTTGGCACTGGTGGTGATCTCCCCGGAGAGGACGATCATGCCGGTGTTGATCATGGTCTCGCAGGCAACACGCGCCTTGGGGTCCTCAGTGAGGATGGCGTCGAGGATGCCGTCGGAGATCTGATCGGCCACCTTGTCGGGATGGCCCTCGGAAACGGACTCGGAAGTAAAGAGGCTGGTGTTCGACATTATACTGGTCGCTCCTAGCTTGGCCCCGTATCGGGGTTACACAAAAGACGCGCCGTCCGGAATGGACGACCCACGTTGAAAATCATGATGCGCCACGGCTGCTTGCTTCTGGGTGCGGGCGGGCGCTCGGGCCGGATGTGCGGGCAGCACTGGCTGCCCTTCTCGAATCGGCGGTGGACCCGGCCCGTGCCGTTGCCATCCGCGATAACTGTAGTCTCAGGAGAATGGGTTTGTTGCTGTTCCCGGGGCCTGCCGCAGACCGGCGCCGCCGCGGAACAACAATCATGGAAACATATCCCGATGGCAGTTTCAACCGCCAACCCCGGGCGCCGCCGTTCAGTGGTGGGACCCTCGCGGGTAACTGGCTGATGATAAAGGAGGAACCATGAGTACCGGCAATTGTCAGAATTCCCGTCTCCGGCCCCTGAAGGCCCTTTAGGGGCCGATGCCATCCGGTGCCGGGGTAAAAAATCGGCCACGACTTCGGTACACCAAAACGGCCTTTCATACAGGTTTAATAGCAATTGAAATTCAGCAACTTGAGTCGATATCCCAATAGAATCCGGAGATTTTTCGGGGTCGTGGCATGCCTCCTGGGGGCTGCCTGTACCTCCCCCTCCCCCTCGGCCGAGCCGCACCATGCCGGGGACGGTTTCCGGAACCACCCGCCGGTGGAGCGGCCCGGCTTCCTGGATTTCCTGCGCTGGCAGTGGAACCGCCCCGACCACGAACCCTGGGATCCCCCTCTGGCCCGACCCGACCCACTGGTCGGCGAACCCGGCAAGGCCGTCACCTGGGTCGGTCACGCCACGGCGCTGGTGGAGGTCGACGGCCGGACCGTCCTCACCGATCCGGTCTTCAGCGACCGCGCCTCGCCGCTCACCTGGCTGGGCCCCCGGCGGTACACCCCGCCCCGTCCGGGACTGGAGGCGCTACCCGACATCGATGTCGTGGTGATCTCCCACAACCACTACGACGCCCTGGATGCGGAGAGCGTGGAGACCCTGGCCGAGGCCCATCCGGGGGCGCACTTCTTCGTCCCCCTGGGCCTGGCCGACTGGTTCCGGGAGCGCGGCATCGACCGGGTCACGGAGCTGGACTGGTGGGAATCGGCCGACCATGCGGGGCTGACGATCACCGCCACCCCGGTACAGCACTGGAGCAAGCGCGGCCTGTTCGACGAGAACGAGAGCCTCTGGGCCGGCTGGGCGGTGGACTTCGGCGACTTCGATTTCTGGTTCGCCGGCGATACGGGCTACCAGCCAGTACACTTCCGGGAGACGGGGCGGCGACTGGGCCCCTTCGACCTGGCGGCGATCCCCATCGGCGCCTACGCCCCCCGCTGGTTCATGGAGACGAGCCACGTCACGCCCGAGGAGGCCGTGCGGATCCGCGAGGATGTGGGGGCGCGGCGGGCGCTGGCCATCCACTGGGGTACCTTCTCCCTCACCGACGAACCGCCGCCCGAACCAGCGGAACGGCTGCGGAGGGCGCGTGCGGCGGCAAGGCTCGCACCGACCGCCTTCCGGGTTCTGCGACACGGGGAGACCTGGCATCTGCGCTGAACGCCACCGATAACAACGGCCTCCTTGAAATCGGCAGTCGGTGCCCCGAACTTACGCCATTCCGAACGGTCTACGGCGACGGGTGCCCCCGGGCGCCCGACTCGCCAGTCGAATTGGACACACAGGCAAGGGAGCAAGAAAAATGCGCAAGCTCATCGCCAGCAGCCTCGTCGCCGCCACCGCCTTCATGGGCGCCAGCAGCGCCATGGCCGAGAAGAAGGACGCCGACTACGTCGAGTACCGCCAGGGCGTGTTCACCGCCGTGGCCTGGAACTTCGGCCCGCTGGTCGCCATGGCCAAGGGGGAGATCGATTTCGACGCCGACCTCGCCCAGCGTAATGCCGAGCGCATTGCCCAGCTGGCCAGCATGCCGCTGGAAGGCTTCCGGGGCGGCCCCCACGACGCCGGGGACGGCCACACCCACGCCAAGGACGCCATCTGGGAGAACATGGACAAGTTCGAGGGCGGCATGGAGAAGTTCCAGCAGGAGGCCGACGAGCTGGCCGAGGTCGCCCAGCAGGGAGAGCTCGGCCCGCTGCGCCAGCAGGTGAGCGCGGTGGGTGAGTCCTGCAAGAAGTGCCACGACAACTTCAAGGAAGACTGAAGTCCCGCGGCGGTCGGACCCGGCAGGGCAAGCCGGGCCCGACCTGCACGAAAAAGGGGCCGGCGCAGTGCGTCGGCCCCTTTTCGATCCGCCCTCGAAAGCGCCGGGAAGGCCTAGGGCGCCGTCACGACCGCGATGGCCAGGGTCCCGGCGACCAGCGCCAGCAGGACCACGGCACGCAGCAGCGGCGCCATGGTCGGCTGCCGCGCCACCTCCCGCTTGTACCCCGTCACCATGGGCCGGACCAGGTCTTCCCCCCGGACCAGGCGATAGAGCACGACGGCCACGATGTGCAGCGCAATGAGCGCCAGCAGGAGATCGAACAGCGTCTTGTGCCAGCCGGTAAGCCAGCTCTGGGTGTCGCCGCTCACCCACCCGCCCAGGGGACCATCGAAGAAGATATCGTCGGTGGCGAAGAGCCCCGTGATCCCCTGGGTCAGGAGCAGGACCAGCATCACCAGGACCATCCAGCCGCCGGCCGGGTTGTGGCCCAGGGCATGCTCCTCTCCCCGGAACCAGCCACGCAGATAGCCAATGATCCGCCGCGGGCCGTGGAGGAAGTCGGTAAAGCGAGCCGTCTCGCTGCCGACGAGTCCCCAGAGGATGCGGAAACCCACCAGGGTAATGATGGCGTAGCCGCTCCAGATATGGATATCCACCCACTCCAGCCCCTGCTCGCCGCTGTACCAGGAGAGGGCGAAGGCGGCCACCAGCAACCAGTGGAACAGGCGAACCGGCAGGTCCCAGACCTTCACCCGGGGGGCGTCCGATGTCATCGCTCCTCTCCTCGTCGCTGCCTCGATACGCCGGTTAGGACTGCGCGGCGCCGGCGGTGTTCCCGTGGCCGGCGGTGAGCCCCTCCACCACGCGGCGGGCCAGAGAGACCGATTCGAACTTGGTCAGGGTGGCGTCGGCCCCCACCCGCTCGGCCTGCTCAGTATTGATCACCCCGGTCAGGGAGGTATGCAGCAGGACGTAGAGGTCGCTGAGATTGCGATCCTGGCGGATGGCGCGGGTAAGGCTGTAGCCGTCCATCTCCGGCATCTCAATGTCGGAGATGACCATGGCGATGTGGTCGCGGATATCCTCGCCCTCTGTCTCCTGCGCCTTCTCCCGCAGAAGGTCCAGGGCCTCCCGCCCGTCCCGGGCCATGAGGTAGTTCACCCCCAGCCGATCCAGGGTCCGGGCGGTCTGCTTGCGGGCAATGGCAGAGTCATCCACCACCAGCACACTTCGATCCCCGGCGGCGTGGGCATCGGCCAGATCGTCGAACTCGGCATTGCCGTCGAGATCGAACTCCACGTGCTCGTCCAGGACGGTCTCGAAGAGCACCTTCTCCACGTCCAGGATCTCCACCAGATGGTCATCGATATAGGTCACACCGGTGATATAGCTGGCCCGCGAGGAAGTCTGGGGCGGCCGGTGGACATCCTTCCAGTCGAGCACCGAGATCCGGTCCACCGCCGCGACGCGGAAGCCGACCTGAACCCGGTTGAAGGAGCCGATGATGACCATGCCGGGGCCGGAGCGGTCCGCCCCCTTGAAGCCCACGGTCCGGGCCAGATCCACCACCGTCACCGACTCGCCGCGGAAGTTGGTCACCCCCAGGACTGCGCGATGGGCATCGGGCAGCCGGGTGAGCTCCGGCGTGG
This region of Thiohalospira halophila DSM 15071 genomic DNA includes:
- a CDS encoding cytochrome b/b6 domain-containing protein encodes the protein MTSDAPRVKVWDLPVRLFHWLLVAAFALSWYSGEQGLEWVDIHIWSGYAIITLVGFRILWGLVGSETARFTDFLHGPRRIIGYLRGWFRGEEHALGHNPAGGWMVLVMLVLLLTQGITGLFATDDIFFDGPLGGWVSGDTQSWLTGWHKTLFDLLLALIALHIVAVVLYRLVRGEDLVRPMVTGYKREVARQPTMAPLLRAVVLLALVAGTLAIAVVTAP
- a CDS encoding c-type cytochrome, giving the protein MRKLIASSLVAATAFMGASSAMAEKKDADYVEYRQGVFTAVAWNFGPLVAMAKGEIDFDADLAQRNAERIAQLASMPLEGFRGGPHDAGDGHTHAKDAIWENMDKFEGGMEKFQQEADELAEVAQQGELGPLRQQVSAVGESCKKCHDNFKED
- the ahcY gene encoding adenosylhomocysteinase yields the protein MVDKPVETLDPDYKVADINLADWGRKEIKIAEGEMPGLMATREEYAKDQPLKGARIAGCLHMTIQTAVLIETLEALGAEVRWSSCNIFSTQDQAAAAVAKEGTPVFAWKGETEEEYEWCIRQTIFGPDDWRPNMILDDGGDLTAMMNDEYPELMKDVKGISEETTTGVHRLYDMAKKGELKTPAINVNDSVTKSKFDNLYGCRESLVDSIKRATDVMVAGKVAVVAGFGDVGKGSAQSLRGLGAQVWVTEVDPICALQAAMDGYKVVKMEDAAPVADIFVTATGNYNVINHDHMKAMKHDAIVCNIGHFDNEIDVAGLSNYKWDEIKPQVDHVEFPDGKKIILLAKGRLVNLGCGTGHPSFVMSNSFTNQTLAQIELWNHPDKYNVDVYMLPKHLDEKVAALHLKKIGADITELSKEQADYIGVPVQGPFKPEHYRY
- a CDS encoding chemotaxis protein; this encodes MAVSDRRQGADSDRLELLLFSLGGEQRFAINVLKVMEVMTTPELTRLPDAHRAVLGVTNFRGESVTVVDLARTVGFKGADRSGPGMVIIGSFNRVQVGFRVAAVDRISVLDWKDVHRPPQTSSRASYITGVTYIDDHLVEILDVEKVLFETVLDEHVEFDLDGNAEFDDLADAHAAGDRSVLVVDDSAIARKQTARTLDRLGVNYLMARDGREALDLLREKAQETEGEDIRDHIAMVISDIEMPEMDGYSLTRAIRQDRNLSDLYVLLHTSLTGVINTEQAERVGADATLTKFESVSLARRVVEGLTAGHGNTAGAAQS
- a CDS encoding MBL fold metallo-hydrolase, whose translation is MACLLGAACTSPSPSAEPHHAGDGFRNHPPVERPGFLDFLRWQWNRPDHEPWDPPLARPDPLVGEPGKAVTWVGHATALVEVDGRTVLTDPVFSDRASPLTWLGPRRYTPPRPGLEALPDIDVVVISHNHYDALDAESVETLAEAHPGAHFFVPLGLADWFRERGIDRVTELDWWESADHAGLTITATPVQHWSKRGLFDENESLWAGWAVDFGDFDFWFAGDTGYQPVHFRETGRRLGPFDLAAIPIGAYAPRWFMETSHVTPEEAVRIREDVGARRALAIHWGTFSLTDEPPPEPAERLRRARAAARLAPTAFRVLRHGETWHLR
- the metK gene encoding methionine adenosyltransferase, coding for MSNTSLFTSESVSEGHPDKVADQISDGILDAILTEDPKARVACETMINTGMIVLSGEITTSAKIEYNEIAREVVNEIGYNHSDMGFDYESCAVLVALDKQSPDIAQGVDEGRGLDPNQGAGDQGLMFGFAVNETDVLMPAPITLAQRLTQRQSIVRNDGTLPWLRPDAKSQVTLRYEGTQPVGLDAVVLSTQHDEDISQKDLEEAIREEVLKPVLPEEWVTKDTKFHINPTGRFVIGGPVGDCGLTGRKIIVDTYGGMGRHGGGAFSGKDPSKVDRSAAYAGRYVAKNVVAAGLADRCEVQLSYAIGVAEPTSVRVETFGTAKISEDKLEQIVRDNFDLRPKGIVNMLDLLRPIYKKTAAYGHFGRTEDDITWEKTDKADALRKAAGI